From the genome of Marixanthomonas ophiurae, one region includes:
- a CDS encoding DUF4270 domain-containing protein has translation MKIKNMLPKLATVLLLVVVVASCEEDIDIIGSEIVGDNTFIEPDQTNSVVSYSRKLLPIQTNGLSAYQLGVKNDPIYGKSTASLLSQVTLGEVEPEFGEGATLDSVVLYIPFFSESEIVGEDTLSYTLDSVFGSDPINISMYESNYFLRDLDPESGFQDPQKYYSDLEKTFDNNPALIGDLIHEIENFTPSDEGFNLVSYTSAGDTINETVAPGLRAKLPIEYFQEKIIDKEGSPELLSNNNFKDYFRGIYFKTESATDNGNFFLFNPSNANITLHYSFSDDDDEEDDGSLRLNLGGINVSLLQDELPQNVLSAIENPDVENGDENLYIKGGDGITAVVQLFGTEDNLNANLEQGSNGVADELDMLREQKPIINEANLVFYVNKDKTAALDNEPERVIIFDAKNGTVLIDYVIDDLSTQLPLTHKTNHLGPLEKDASGKGDFYKIRLTTHISNLINNDSTNVPLGLMVTDNVVSPNFKSLQNTQEPGLEEVPGTSVLTPKGTVLHGNNSPDVDRKLKLQLYYTKPE, from the coding sequence ATGAAGATTAAGAATATGTTGCCAAAATTAGCAACCGTTTTACTATTGGTTGTAGTAGTGGCATCTTGCGAAGAGGATATAGATATAATTGGATCTGAAATTGTTGGGGATAATACCTTTATTGAGCCAGATCAAACTAATTCAGTAGTATCATATAGCCGTAAACTATTGCCTATACAAACCAATGGCCTTAGTGCTTATCAATTGGGAGTTAAAAACGATCCTATTTATGGCAAATCTACTGCTAGCTTACTTTCTCAAGTGACTTTGGGAGAAGTAGAGCCTGAATTTGGTGAGGGTGCTACACTCGATAGCGTTGTGCTTTACATTCCATTTTTTAGTGAAAGCGAAATTGTAGGCGAAGACACCCTTAGTTATACTTTAGATTCAGTATTTGGTAGTGACCCTATTAATATTTCAATGTATGAGTCTAATTATTTTTTAAGGGATTTAGACCCTGAATCGGGTTTTCAAGACCCTCAAAAATATTATTCAGACCTAGAAAAAACATTTGACAATAACCCAGCGCTTATTGGAGATTTAATTCACGAAATTGAAAATTTCACACCAAGTGATGAGGGTTTTAACTTAGTTTCTTATACTTCGGCAGGAGATACTATAAATGAAACAGTAGCTCCGGGACTGCGAGCTAAACTTCCAATTGAGTATTTTCAAGAAAAAATTATTGATAAAGAAGGTTCACCAGAACTTTTAAGTAACAATAACTTTAAGGATTATTTTAGAGGTATTTACTTTAAGACTGAATCTGCTACTGATAACGGTAACTTTTTTCTTTTTAATCCTTCAAATGCGAATATAACCCTGCATTACTCATTTAGTGATGATGACGATGAAGAGGATGACGGTAGTCTAAGATTGAATTTAGGAGGAATAAATGTTAGTTTGCTACAGGACGAATTACCTCAAAATGTATTGTCGGCTATTGAAAACCCCGATGTTGAAAATGGCGATGAAAATCTTTATATAAAAGGAGGCGATGGTATTACAGCAGTGGTACAATTATTTGGAACAGAAGATAACTTGAATGCTAACCTAGAACAAGGATCAAATGGAGTTGCAGATGAGCTTGATATGCTTAGAGAACAAAAACCAATAATAAACGAGGCTAACTTGGTGTTTTATGTGAATAAGGATAAAACAGCAGCTTTAGATAATGAACCTGAACGAGTGATTATTTTCGATGCAAAAAATGGAACGGTACTTATTGATTATGTTATAGATGACTTGAGTACACAACTACCATTAACTCACAAGACAAACCACTTAGGGCCTCTTGAAAAAGATGCGAGTGGTAAGGGTGATTTTTATAAAATACGATTGACTACCCATATAAGTAACCTTATAAACAACGACTCTACAAATGTTCCATTGGGCCTTATGGTTACCGATAATGTGGTGAGTCCTAATTTTAAAAGTCTTCAAAACACCCAAGAGCCAGGGCTAGAAGAAGTTCCAGGTACTAGTGTGCTAACACCAAAAGGAACTGTTTTACACGGGAATAACTCTCCTGATGTAGACAGAAAACTAAAATTACAACTTTATTATACTAAACCTGAATAG